From the genome of Spinacia oleracea cultivar Varoflay chromosome 2, BTI_SOV_V1, whole genome shotgun sequence, one region includes:
- the LOC110803850 gene encoding probable serine/threonine-protein kinase WNK11, with the protein MTCESLNPPEGDKEPFEEVDPTGRFGRYPDLLGAGAVKKVYRAFDQEEGIEVAWNQVKLRNFSQDPSVIDRLVKEVQLLSDLRNNFIITLYHVWRDVEHNTLNFITEICTSGNLRDYRKRHRHVSIRALKKWSKQVLKGLDYLHTLEPCVIHRDLNCSNIFINGNVGEVKIGDFGLAAIVGKSHVAHSILGTPEYMAPELYEEDYTEVVDIYSFGMCLLEMVTMEIPYCECDSVAKIYKKVTSGIKPESFDKVNDPEVKEFIDKCIAKPRERPSASELLKDPFFAEIDDDDDNNNSSS; encoded by the exons ATGACTTGTGAGAGTCTTAACCCACCTGAGGGTGATAAAGAACCATTTGAGGAGGTTGATCCCACTGGCCGGTTTGGCCGTTATCCTGACCTTCTTGGAGCTGGAGCTGTGAAGAAAGTGTATCGAGCTTTTGACCAGGAGGAAGGAATCGAGGTTGCTTGGAACCAGGTGAAGCTGAGGAATTTCAGCCAAGATCCATCAGTAATTGATCGATTAGTTAAGGAAGTTCAGCTGCTGAGCGATCTGAGGAACAACTTTATCATCACTCTATATCATGTTTGGAGAGATGTTGAACATAACACTCTGAATTTCATTACCGAGATTTGCACCTCAGGAAACCTGAGAGACTACAGAAAGAGGCATCGTCATGTGTCGATCAGAGCTTTGAAGAAATGGTCAAAGCAGGTGCTCAAGGGTTTGGATTATCTGCATACACTTGAACCTTGTGTTATTCACAGGGACCTTAATTGCAgcaacattttcataaatgggAATGTTGGCGAG GTGAAAATCGGTGACTTTGGATTGGCAGCAATAGTAGGAAAGAGCCATGTAGCACACTCAATACTGGGGACGCCAGAGTACATGGCACCAGAACTTTATGAAGAAGACTACACAGAAGTTGTGGACATATATTCATTTGGGATGTGTTTGCTAGAGATGGTAACTATGGAAATCCCTTATTGCGAGTGTGATAGCGTTGCCAAGATATACAAGAAGGTGACTTCTGGGATTAAACCAGAGTCTTTTGACAAGGTGAATGATCCAGAAGTGAAGGAGTTCATTGATAAGTGCATCGCCAAGCCTAGGGAAAGGCCCTCTGCCTCTGAGCTTCTTAAGGACCCTTTTTTCGCAGAaatagatgatgatgatgacaaTAACAACAGCTCGTCATGA